A single window of Oerskovia paurometabola DNA harbors:
- a CDS encoding DUF1684 domain-containing protein, with the protein MTTNTTSPAGVTTRGRHTASAPTGTPVEPSGGSATSAAAAVWSAWHAERERTLREQHGWLTLTSLHWVPESPTSFPGLPGQWWSDADGVHLRAAAADAIVPAGGQDALRGTHVQDVAEGASTFVATFVPDGADPASPVAVELVRRTGRYGLRVRDPRARTRVTFEGVPTFAYDPSWVLDAPVRWYDEPVAEVVGGAQPGLEHHVQVVGEVDVTRDGLTTTLRLTGTPGGSASLLFTDPAPGVADWRVLFVDRAAASDKTDAPDEVDAPDDERVAGPDDAVRTLRLDLNRTLNLPYAFTDFGTCPRPVEGNVLPFSVEAGEKVPR; encoded by the coding sequence ATGACGACGAACACCACGTCCCCGGCAGGCGTCACCACGCGCGGCCGCCACACGGCGTCCGCACCGACGGGCACGCCCGTCGAGCCGTCCGGCGGCTCGGCGACGAGCGCCGCCGCGGCCGTGTGGTCGGCGTGGCACGCCGAGCGCGAGCGCACCCTGCGCGAGCAGCACGGCTGGCTCACCCTCACGTCGCTGCACTGGGTCCCGGAGTCCCCGACGTCCTTCCCGGGCCTGCCCGGCCAGTGGTGGTCGGACGCGGACGGCGTGCACCTGCGCGCCGCGGCGGCCGACGCGATCGTCCCGGCCGGCGGCCAGGACGCACTGCGCGGCACGCACGTCCAGGACGTCGCGGAGGGCGCGTCGACGTTCGTCGCGACCTTCGTGCCCGACGGCGCCGACCCGGCCTCCCCGGTCGCGGTCGAGCTCGTGCGGCGCACCGGGCGCTACGGGCTGCGCGTGCGTGACCCCAGGGCCCGCACCCGGGTCACGTTCGAGGGGGTCCCGACCTTCGCCTACGACCCGTCGTGGGTTCTCGACGCACCGGTCCGCTGGTATGACGAGCCGGTCGCGGAGGTCGTGGGCGGCGCGCAGCCCGGCCTGGAGCACCACGTGCAGGTCGTGGGCGAGGTCGACGTCACGCGCGACGGCCTGACGACGACCCTGCGCCTCACGGGCACGCCGGGCGGCAGTGCGAGCCTGCTGTTCACCGACCCGGCCCCCGGCGTCGCGGACTGGCGCGTGCTGTTCGTCGACCGCGCCGCAGCCTCCGACAAGACCGACGCCCCCGACGAGGTCGACGCCCCCGACGACGAGCGCGTTGCCGGGCCGGACGACGCCGTCCGGACGCTGCGGCTCGACCTGAACCGCACGCTCAACCTGCCCTACGCCTTCACCGACTTCGGCACGTGCCCGCGCCCGGTCGAGGGCAACGTCCTGCCGTTCTCGGTCGAGGCGGGGGAGAAGGTGCCGCGATGA
- a CDS encoding GNAT family N-acetyltransferase translates to MSAPTTAVAVRSVHLHDPLVRPLLDELAHEYASRYRSLLDEEDLRAEMEHYPATDFAAPHGDLVLLLADGEPVAGGAFRRRAEPEVSDPARRTRPDAGPHARGATHSDDGVPLVATAELKRIWTHSAHRRRGLARQVLAELEQRAAGRGYPRIYLTTGPRQPEAAGLYLSAGYTPLFDVTRDPEEIGPLAFEKWLCPHVSELV, encoded by the coding sequence ATGAGCGCGCCCACGACGGCGGTCGCGGTCCGCTCCGTCCACCTGCACGACCCGCTGGTGCGCCCGTTGCTCGACGAGCTCGCGCACGAGTACGCCTCGCGCTACCGCAGCCTCCTCGACGAGGAGGACCTGCGCGCTGAGATGGAGCACTACCCTGCGACCGACTTCGCGGCCCCGCACGGCGACCTCGTGCTGCTCCTCGCGGACGGCGAGCCGGTCGCGGGTGGTGCGTTCCGCCGTCGGGCAGAACCGGAGGTCAGTGACCCCGCGCGCCGGACCCGGCCGGACGCCGGGCCGCACGCCCGGGGCGCCACGCACTCCGACGACGGCGTCCCCCTGGTCGCGACCGCCGAGCTCAAGCGCATCTGGACCCACTCGGCCCACCGGCGGCGCGGGCTCGCGCGCCAGGTCCTCGCCGAGCTCGAGCAGCGCGCGGCCGGGCGCGGCTACCCCCGGATCTACCTGACGACCGGACCCCGCCAGCCCGAGGCCGCAGGCCTGTACCTCAGCGCGGGCTACACCCCGCTGTTCGACGTGACGCGCGACCCCGAGGAGATCGGGCCCCTGGCGTTCGAGAAGTGGCTCTGTCCGCACGTGTCAGAACTGGTGTGA
- a CDS encoding amino acid ABC transporter permease: MSTLSLPQDESRQLAPPPGSLPDPPGATATVDRSVSDGATAPDEATSRWEDLKVVPARHPGRWVATAFVAVLVAMVVSSLVTNPKWEWSVVAQYLTWPSVLGGLWGTIRLTAVAAVIGFGLGTVLALMRLSRSPLLQAVSSAYTWVFRSVPLILQLLLWYNLAYLYPTLSLGIPFGPGFLEFGTLDVIDKFGAAILGLGLSQAAYSSEIVRAGILSVDQGQHEAAASLGIPRSRQTLRIVLPQAMRTIVPTSVNEIIGLVKGTSVVYVLAYGELFYTIGVIYGRNQRVVPLLMVAAIWYLVITTVLTIAQYYVERHYAKGAVRTLPPTPVQRVRWTLQVAWSRATGRPAPAHLPPAYAARAAVGRGHLTRTGATGRHPGGAA; encoded by the coding sequence ATGAGCACCCTGTCCCTCCCGCAGGACGAGTCGCGCCAGCTCGCGCCACCCCCCGGATCCCTGCCCGACCCGCCGGGCGCCACCGCCACTGTCGACCGATCCGTCTCCGACGGGGCCACGGCTCCCGACGAGGCCACCTCGCGCTGGGAGGACCTCAAGGTCGTCCCCGCCCGCCACCCGGGACGCTGGGTCGCGACCGCGTTCGTCGCGGTCCTGGTCGCGATGGTCGTCAGCTCGCTCGTGACCAACCCCAAGTGGGAGTGGTCGGTCGTCGCGCAGTACCTGACCTGGCCCTCTGTGCTGGGCGGGCTGTGGGGGACCATCCGGCTGACGGCGGTCGCCGCGGTCATCGGGTTCGGGCTCGGGACGGTCCTCGCGCTCATGCGACTGTCCCGCTCGCCGCTGCTCCAGGCCGTGTCGTCGGCGTACACGTGGGTGTTCCGCTCGGTGCCCCTGATCCTGCAGCTTCTCCTCTGGTACAACCTGGCCTACCTGTACCCGACGCTGTCGCTCGGCATCCCGTTCGGCCCCGGCTTCCTGGAGTTCGGCACGCTCGACGTGATCGACAAGTTCGGCGCCGCGATCCTGGGCCTGGGCCTGTCGCAGGCCGCCTACTCCTCGGAGATCGTGCGCGCCGGGATCCTCTCGGTCGACCAGGGCCAGCACGAGGCCGCGGCGTCCCTGGGCATCCCGCGCTCGCGCCAGACGCTGCGCATCGTGCTGCCGCAGGCCATGCGGACCATCGTGCCGACGTCGGTCAACGAGATCATCGGCCTCGTCAAGGGGACCTCGGTCGTGTACGTCCTCGCGTACGGCGAGCTGTTCTACACGATCGGCGTCATCTACGGCCGCAACCAGCGCGTCGTCCCGCTGCTCATGGTCGCGGCCATCTGGTACCTCGTCATCACGACGGTCCTGACGATCGCGCAGTACTACGTCGAGCGGCACTACGCCAAGGGCGCGGTCCGCACGCTGCCCCCGACCCCGGTCCAGCGCGTCCGGTGGACGCTCCAGGTCGCGTGGTCCCGGGCCACCGGACGCCCCGCGCCCGCCCACCTGCCACCCGCCTACGCGGCGCGCGCCGCCGTCGGGCGCGGTCACCTGACCCGCACCGGGGCGACCGGCCGCCACCCTGGAGGTGCCGCATGA
- a CDS encoding amino acid ABC transporter ATP-binding protein, which translates to MTATTTRPAAEPANPPTTPLGLVEVRGVHKSYGTLEVLAGIDLVVHPGEVTVILGPSGSGKSTLLRVINHLEKVDRGFVAVDGDLIGYSRRGDTLRELKEKDILVQRTRIGFVFQSFNLFPHLTALENVVEAPVSAQGRPRAEVEVEARELLARVGLADKVDARPRQLSGGQQQRVAIARALATRPRVLLFDEPTSALDPELVGEVLDVIKDLAHGGTTMVVVTHEIGFAREVADTVVFMDAGRIVEQGPPAQVLDAPRHDRTRAFLDKVL; encoded by the coding sequence ATGACCGCCACGACCACCCGTCCCGCGGCCGAGCCGGCCAACCCGCCCACCACGCCCCTGGGCCTCGTCGAGGTCCGCGGCGTCCACAAGTCCTACGGCACGCTCGAGGTGCTCGCGGGCATCGACCTCGTGGTCCACCCGGGCGAGGTGACCGTGATCCTCGGCCCGTCCGGCTCGGGGAAGTCGACGCTGCTGCGCGTCATCAACCACCTGGAGAAGGTCGACCGCGGGTTCGTCGCGGTCGACGGCGACCTCATCGGGTACTCCCGCCGAGGAGACACGCTGCGCGAGCTCAAGGAGAAGGACATCCTCGTCCAGCGGACCCGGATCGGGTTCGTGTTCCAGAGCTTCAACCTCTTCCCGCACCTCACGGCCCTCGAGAACGTCGTCGAGGCGCCCGTCTCGGCGCAGGGCCGACCACGCGCCGAGGTCGAGGTCGAGGCGCGCGAGCTCCTGGCCCGGGTCGGCCTCGCCGACAAGGTCGACGCCCGCCCGCGCCAGCTCTCCGGCGGGCAGCAGCAGCGCGTGGCGATCGCCCGCGCGCTCGCGACCCGGCCTCGCGTCCTGCTCTTCGACGAACCGACGTCGGCGCTCGACCCCGAGCTCGTCGGCGAGGTGCTCGACGTCATCAAGGACCTCGCGCACGGCGGCACGACCATGGTCGTCGTCACGCACGAGATCGGCTTCGCCCGCGAGGTCGCCGACACGGTCGTCTTCATGGACGCGGGTCGCATCGTCGAGCAGGGGCCGCCCGCCCAGGTCCTCGACGCGCCCCGCCACGACCGGACCAGGGCCTTCCTCGACAAGGTCCTGTGA
- a CDS encoding ABC transporter substrate-binding protein produces the protein MSLHTSGAPARPSAASRTGRRPARLSHRAVAAVATLPLLALLAACATNADAEPGTADNEKAAEAAGLVIDTSPDQEFIHTTESPEAIALLPEDVKAAGVLKVSTTAGGLPPLGFLADDDKTPIGNEPNIAVLVADALGLDLELEVKAWADWPLALQSGDVDAVISNVTVTEERKELYDFSSYRNDQLGWLAGASNDKVPPIKEAKDIAGLTVGVGSGTNQEKILLAWNEENVAAGLDPLKGGEPEYYEDYKDALLAVASGRLDLYVGPNASLAYSAATAPDQYKVVGTLNGGWPATAQIAVATLKGSELAPAVTAAINHAIEDGSYAKLLEHWGLEDEAIAASETNPPGLPKP, from the coding sequence ATGTCCCTGCACACCTCCGGCGCGCCCGCCCGCCCCTCTGCGGCGTCCCGCACCGGTCGCCGCCCCGCCCGTCTCTCCCACCGCGCGGTCGCCGCCGTCGCGACCCTTCCCCTCCTCGCGCTGCTCGCGGCGTGCGCGACGAACGCCGACGCCGAGCCCGGCACGGCCGACAACGAGAAGGCCGCGGAGGCCGCCGGTCTCGTGATCGACACCTCGCCCGACCAGGAGTTCATCCACACGACCGAGTCGCCCGAGGCGATCGCGCTCCTGCCCGAGGACGTCAAGGCCGCAGGGGTCCTCAAGGTCTCCACGACCGCGGGCGGGCTGCCCCCCCTGGGGTTCCTCGCGGACGACGACAAGACGCCCATCGGCAACGAGCCCAACATCGCCGTCCTCGTCGCGGACGCCCTGGGTCTCGACCTCGAGCTCGAGGTCAAGGCGTGGGCCGACTGGCCGCTCGCGCTGCAGTCCGGGGACGTCGACGCCGTGATCTCGAACGTCACCGTGACCGAGGAGCGCAAGGAGCTGTACGACTTCTCGTCCTACCGCAACGACCAGCTCGGCTGGCTCGCGGGCGCGTCGAACGACAAGGTGCCACCGATCAAGGAGGCCAAGGACATCGCGGGCCTCACGGTGGGCGTCGGGTCGGGCACCAACCAGGAGAAGATCCTGCTCGCCTGGAACGAGGAGAACGTGGCCGCGGGCCTCGACCCCCTCAAGGGCGGGGAGCCCGAGTACTACGAGGACTACAAGGACGCGCTGCTCGCGGTCGCCTCGGGTCGCCTCGACCTGTACGTGGGCCCCAACGCGAGCCTCGCGTACAGCGCCGCGACCGCGCCCGACCAGTACAAGGTCGTGGGCACGCTCAACGGCGGCTGGCCCGCGACGGCGCAGATCGCGGTCGCGACCCTCAAGGGCAGCGAGCTCGCCCCGGCTGTCACGGCGGCCATCAACCACGCGATCGAGGACGGCAGCTACGCCAAGCTCCTCGAGCACTGGGGCCTGGAGGACGAGGCGATCGCCGCCTCGGAGACCAACCCGCCCGGGCTGCCCAAGCCCTGA
- a CDS encoding FAD-dependent oxidoreductase, which produces MTEHVSHVVVGGGVMGSAAAWQLARAGHDVVLLERFEPGHANGASHGASRIYRTTYSQPAYLDLAQEAFGLWRELERDAGLRAGAVLTLTGGVSHGFPRRTEIGDAFVARGIPHEWLRPEEAAERWPGLRFEGDVLHETETAGRVHADRAVAAFQSAARAHGADVRHGVHIRHVHPGPGSVRVVTDRGDLVAGTVVVAVGAWSTGLLGAAFPEPDGAAPLPSLVVTQEQPAHFALTLGAPAEGAWPAFTHAPAEPHAWPSGVYGLATPGEGIKVGFHGVGPRTDPDRRTFRPEPGQLAQLQDYVRAWVPGADAERLVPVSCTYTTTPDHDFVLDRVGRVVIAAGFSGHGFKFAPSIGRVLAELAREDPDASPEAADRLFSLARFARGPLAQVRGRAD; this is translated from the coding sequence ATGACCGAGCACGTGTCGCACGTCGTCGTCGGCGGCGGCGTCATGGGGTCCGCCGCGGCGTGGCAGCTCGCACGCGCGGGGCACGACGTCGTCCTGCTCGAACGCTTCGAGCCCGGCCACGCGAACGGCGCCTCGCACGGCGCGTCGCGCATCTACCGCACGACGTACTCCCAGCCCGCGTACCTCGACCTCGCGCAGGAGGCGTTCGGCCTGTGGCGCGAGCTCGAACGCGACGCAGGGCTGCGCGCGGGCGCGGTCCTCACGCTGACCGGTGGCGTGAGCCACGGCTTCCCACGGCGCACCGAGATCGGGGACGCGTTCGTCGCGCGCGGCATCCCGCACGAGTGGTTGCGCCCCGAGGAGGCGGCCGAACGCTGGCCGGGCCTGCGCTTCGAGGGCGACGTCCTGCACGAGACCGAGACGGCCGGGCGGGTACACGCCGACCGTGCCGTCGCGGCGTTCCAGTCCGCGGCCCGCGCGCACGGTGCCGACGTCCGCCACGGCGTGCACATCCGCCACGTCCACCCGGGTCCGGGCTCGGTACGTGTCGTCACGGACCGGGGCGACCTGGTCGCGGGCACGGTCGTGGTCGCCGTGGGCGCGTGGAGCACGGGCCTGCTGGGGGCGGCGTTCCCCGAGCCCGACGGCGCCGCGCCCCTCCCGTCCCTCGTCGTCACCCAGGAGCAGCCCGCGCACTTCGCCCTCACCCTGGGTGCACCGGCGGAGGGCGCCTGGCCGGCGTTCACGCACGCCCCCGCCGAGCCGCACGCGTGGCCCAGCGGCGTCTACGGGCTCGCGACTCCGGGGGAGGGGATCAAGGTCGGGTTCCACGGCGTCGGTCCCCGCACGGACCCCGACCGGCGGACCTTCCGTCCCGAGCCGGGGCAGCTCGCCCAGCTCCAGGACTACGTCCGGGCGTGGGTGCCGGGCGCCGACGCGGAGCGGCTCGTGCCTGTCTCCTGCACGTACACCACGACTCCGGACCACGACTTCGTGCTCGACCGCGTGGGCCGCGTCGTGATCGCCGCGGGGTTCTCGGGGCACGGCTTCAAGTTCGCGCCGTCGATCGGGCGGGTCCTGGCCGAGCTGGCCCGCGAGGACCCGGACGCATCGCCCGAGGCCGCGGACCGGCTGTTCTCCCTGGCCCGCTTCGCGCGCGGTCCGCTGGCGCAGGTTCGCGGCCGGGCGGACTGA
- a CDS encoding NADPH-dependent oxidoreductase has product MSTSTDLAAPPKAVLATDPLATASPLTERYGPGQAVVLAEPTAAIDGILRHRTVRAYLPDALDEAVLPTLVAAAQSAPTSSNMQFWSVVAVTDPERKDRLAALAGGQEHIRQAPLLLVWVADLARARAIGEAHGTSLEGTDYLDSTVVAFVDAALAAQNAVVAAESLGLGTVYIGALRHHPEQVAAELGLPEGTVAVVGLVVGHPDPEGGERVKPRLPQAAVLHHETYDLDAQVEHVDAYEDVIAPFYRDEGLTESWRRRVVDRLAIPGPQRGHAHLHSALAARGLPSR; this is encoded by the coding sequence ATGTCGACCTCGACCGACCTCGCCGCACCCCCCAAGGCCGTCCTCGCGACGGACCCCCTCGCGACGGCCTCGCCCCTGACCGAGCGCTACGGCCCCGGCCAGGCCGTCGTCCTCGCGGAGCCCACCGCGGCGATCGACGGGATCCTGCGGCACCGCACGGTGCGCGCCTACCTCCCCGACGCGCTCGACGAGGCGGTCCTGCCGACCCTCGTCGCGGCCGCGCAGTCCGCCCCGACGTCGTCCAACATGCAGTTCTGGAGCGTCGTCGCGGTCACCGACCCGGAGCGCAAGGACCGGCTCGCGGCGCTCGCGGGTGGTCAGGAGCACATCCGGCAGGCGCCGCTCCTGCTCGTGTGGGTCGCGGACCTGGCGCGTGCGCGCGCGATCGGCGAGGCGCACGGCACCTCGCTCGAAGGCACCGACTACCTGGACTCGACCGTCGTGGCGTTCGTCGACGCGGCCCTCGCCGCGCAGAACGCCGTCGTCGCCGCGGAGTCGCTGGGGCTCGGGACCGTGTACATCGGTGCGCTGCGCCACCACCCCGAGCAGGTCGCGGCCGAGCTCGGCCTGCCCGAGGGCACCGTCGCGGTGGTGGGGCTCGTCGTCGGGCACCCGGACCCCGAGGGAGGCGAGCGGGTCAAGCCGCGCCTGCCCCAGGCCGCCGTGCTGCACCACGAGACCTACGACCTCGACGCCCAGGTCGAGCACGTCGACGCCTACGAGGACGTCATCGCGCCGTTCTACCGCGACGAGGGGCTCACGGAGAGCTGGCGCCGCCGCGTGGTCGACCGGCTCGCGATCCCCGGCCCCCAGCGCGGACACGCGCACCTGCACTCGGCGCTCGCGGCCCGCGGCCTGCCGTCCCGCTGA
- a CDS encoding LLM class flavin-dependent oxidoreductase, producing the protein MTTSDQPTVPQLSPPSRVPLSILDLAVVSEGSTGAQALRDTLDTAVRADALGYRRIWFAEHHLSPGVASASPAVLAALVAERTSRIRVGSGAVLLSTTSPLIAAEQFGTVAALHPGRVDLGLGRAFTPPPAKGAQSAGGGAPPSGTGEAPAAPPVPPAPERPAGTRVVDGLLVPAAPGVDLSDSALRERLLAQKEVVGASRTPGEFRAELKLVLGLRAGTFTDGAGTGWTSPPVEGAAFDLFVLASSGGMSARVAGELGLPLAANYHVGPSATLDTVAAYRAAFRPGVLDRPYVVVSADVLVADTDDEARRIGEPFTAWVLSIRRGAGGAVAYPAPGTSPAWEDLTDADRAAVQDRVETRFVGSPETVVERLETLARVTAADEIVVTTAAHDPADRARSFELLARHWGLQGVVDAPTREPALAR; encoded by the coding sequence ATGACCACCTCCGACCAGCCGACCGTCCCTCAGCTGTCGCCCCCGAGCCGGGTCCCGCTGTCGATCCTCGACCTCGCCGTCGTGAGCGAGGGATCGACCGGTGCCCAGGCCCTGCGCGACACCCTCGACACCGCTGTCCGCGCGGACGCCCTCGGTTACCGCCGCATCTGGTTCGCCGAGCACCACCTGTCGCCCGGCGTCGCGTCGGCGTCCCCCGCGGTCCTCGCGGCCCTCGTCGCGGAGCGCACGTCGCGCATCCGCGTCGGGTCGGGGGCCGTGCTGCTGAGCACGACGAGCCCGCTGATCGCGGCCGAGCAGTTCGGGACCGTCGCGGCCCTGCACCCCGGGCGCGTGGATCTCGGCCTGGGGCGGGCCTTCACCCCACCCCCCGCCAAGGGTGCGCAGAGCGCGGGAGGCGGGGCCCCGCCGTCGGGCACGGGAGAGGCACCCGCCGCACCCCCGGTCCCGCCCGCCCCCGAGCGTCCGGCCGGGACGCGCGTGGTCGACGGGCTCCTGGTCCCCGCCGCGCCCGGCGTCGACCTCTCCGACTCCGCCCTGCGTGAGCGGCTGCTCGCCCAGAAGGAGGTCGTCGGTGCGAGCCGGACCCCGGGGGAGTTCCGTGCCGAGCTCAAGCTGGTCCTCGGGCTGCGCGCCGGGACGTTCACCGACGGAGCGGGCACCGGGTGGACGAGCCCTCCCGTCGAGGGCGCGGCGTTCGACCTGTTCGTCCTCGCGTCGAGCGGCGGCATGAGCGCCCGCGTCGCGGGCGAGCTCGGGCTGCCGCTCGCCGCGAACTACCACGTGGGCCCGTCCGCGACCCTCGACACCGTCGCGGCCTACCGGGCGGCGTTCCGGCCGGGAGTGCTCGACCGCCCGTACGTCGTGGTCTCGGCCGACGTCCTCGTCGCGGACACCGACGACGAGGCCCGCCGGATCGGCGAGCCGTTCACGGCCTGGGTCCTGTCGATCCGTCGCGGGGCGGGCGGTGCCGTCGCGTACCCGGCGCCCGGCACGTCGCCGGCGTGGGAGGACCTGACCGATGCCGACCGGGCCGCCGTCCAGGACCGCGTCGAGACGCGGTTCGTCGGGTCGCCCGAGACCGTCGTCGAACGCCTCGAGACCCTGGCGCGCGTGACCGCTGCCGACGAGATCGTCGTCACGACCGCCGCCCACGACCCCGCCGACCGGGCGCGCTCGTTCGAGCTCCTGGCCCGGCACTGGGGTCTGCAGGGCGTCGTCGACGCCCCCACCCGTGAACCCGCCCTCGCCAGGTAG
- a CDS encoding rhodanese-like domain-containing protein has protein sequence MTQHQPLLTPATDAGARVADGAFLIDVRSEGGRATAGRIPGATVTDRDDLDAIFGPAAAPAVSLDTPVVVVCGSERGSGPVAEALAARGYTNVTHVEGGFPAWRDAGLPAEPGTGAAPSGPHEPVRQRA, from the coding sequence ATGACCCAGCACCAGCCCCTCCTCACCCCGGCCACCGACGCGGGAGCCCGCGTCGCCGACGGGGCCTTCCTGATCGACGTGCGCAGCGAGGGTGGCCGCGCGACCGCCGGCAGGATCCCCGGCGCCACGGTCACCGACCGCGACGACCTCGACGCGATCTTCGGCCCTGCCGCCGCCCCTGCGGTGTCGCTCGACACCCCGGTCGTCGTGGTCTGCGGCTCCGAGCGCGGCTCGGGCCCCGTCGCCGAGGCCCTCGCGGCACGCGGCTACACGAACGTCACGCACGTCGAGGGTGGCTTCCCCGCCTGGCGCGACGCGGGACTCCCGGCCGAGCCGGGGACGGGAGCGGCGCCGTCGGGCCCGCACGAGCCCGTCCGGCAGCGCGCATGA